A portion of the Methanofastidiosum sp. genome contains these proteins:
- a CDS encoding ATP-binding protein — MDVVGKIVSGDFSGIIIRQKTGVDIELGELLVAREGNGYFILQVFDISYGSQIPERIRSLAAGLKLEEVSNLSFLDSELSNFILIILKPILFVTPNRYHLPKKLPKFFSAVERIKEEDLKFLEKPNRPLYFGKIRSGSRVLDIDVFLRGDDVITHHMLISASTGKGKSNLVKVLTYNLLNETYAGLLVIDPHDEYYGRTKKGLKDHPNARNKLIYYSTNPPPGASTLILDLKTIKPWHLTGIVSLTEAQIECIYLFYNRDKENWIENIVLAEREEGVSAVTLDVLKRKFNNVFGISSEDGQISFRSSLFSNNSGVTTIKNVVDNLENGKTVIIDTSKLGGEVELLIGGIFAEGIFSRYRDLSSKGHLQNKPCVSIIIEEAPRVLGKEVLDKGANIFGTIAREGRKFRVGIVAITQLPSLIPKEILANMNTKIIMGTEMSNERSALIESSPQDISEESRNIASLDIGEALLTSTFSKLAIPLKIPLFEDIFKDDITFVKDRTTVRGVDLE, encoded by the coding sequence TTGGACGTTGTAGGAAAAATTGTATCAGGTGATTTTAGCGGGATAATAATCAGGCAGAAAACAGGAGTTGACATAGAACTGGGTGAATTACTCGTCGCAAGGGAGGGCAACGGATATTTCATACTGCAGGTTTTTGATATATCTTATGGATCACAAATACCCGAAAGAATTAGAAGTTTAGCGGCAGGTTTAAAGTTAGAGGAAGTCTCGAACCTATCTTTTTTAGATAGTGAGCTTTCTAATTTTATTCTTATTATTCTAAAGCCCATCCTTTTTGTCACTCCAAACCGTTATCATCTGCCAAAAAAACTTCCTAAGTTTTTTTCTGCAGTTGAAAGGATAAAAGAAGAAGATCTAAAATTCCTTGAAAAGCCGAATAGGCCACTCTACTTTGGGAAAATAAGAAGTGGTTCGAGAGTTCTAGACATTGATGTATTCCTTAGGGGAGATGATGTTATTACCCACCATATGTTAATCTCGGCTTCTACAGGCAAGGGAAAATCCAATCTTGTTAAAGTCCTTACCTATAATTTGTTGAACGAAACTTATGCTGGTTTACTAGTCATTGATCCTCATGATGAATACTATGGGAGGACAAAAAAAGGATTAAAGGATCATCCCAACGCTAGAAATAAACTTATCTACTATTCCACAAATCCACCTCCTGGTGCAAGTACTCTTATCCTTGATTTAAAAACAATTAAACCTTGGCACCTCACAGGCATAGTATCTTTGACAGAAGCCCAAATAGAATGTATTTATCTATTTTATAATAGGGATAAAGAAAACTGGATAGAAAATATCGTACTTGCAGAGAGAGAAGAGGGGGTTTCTGCGGTAACACTTGATGTTCTTAAAAGAAAATTCAACAATGTGTTTGGGATATCTTCAGAAGATGGACAAATTTCTTTTAGAAGCAGTTTATTCTCAAATAACAGTGGCGTTACTACAATAAAGAATGTAGTTGATAATCTAGAAAATGGAAAAACAGTTATTATCGATACCTCAAAACTTGGGGGGGAAGTAGAACTTTTAATTGGGGGGATATTTGCCGAGGGTATTTTTTCTCGGTATCGTGATTTGAGTTCTAAAGGACATCTTCAAAATAAACCATGTGTTAGTATAATAATTGAAGAGGCACCAAGGGTACTTGGTAAAGAGGTACTTGATAAAGGAGCAAACATTTTTGGGACGATTGCAAGAGAAGGAAGAAAATTCAGAGTAGGCATTGTAGCCATAACTCAACTTCCAAGCCTTATACCAAAGGAGATACTTGCAAATATGAATACAAAAATAATTATGGGAACTGAAATGTCGAATGAGAGAAGCGCATTAATAGAAAGCTCACCACAAGATATATCTGAAGAATCAAGAAACATTGCTAGTCTTGACATAGGAGAAGCACTCCTAACATCCACATTTTCTAAATTAGCAATACCTTTGAAAATACCTCTTTTTGAAGACATCTTCAAAGACGATATAACATTTGTAAAAGATAGAACTACCGTTAGAGGGGTCGACTTAGAGTGA
- a CDS encoding DNA repair exonuclease gives MKFSHMADLHLGGWREDTLREIGIKTFEKAIDISIQENVDFILISGDLFDSSNPTIDVMAKAAKKLYELKVKEIPVYVIEGSHDFSPTGRTILKVFHEAGLLKRVTSGEQTKEKLILKGVVDEKTKIKLYGISGIRGSLEKATYTLLDRKDLENQEGQKIFLFHSAIQELKPDNLYQMESMPISLLPKGFFYYAGGHIHEKGEFEIGDYKNIVFPGALFPNNIDELLSFKMGGFYLVDYNNGILNKKYIPIKVAPVILLEINLEGTHTINVEEKVRQAADKNVLKDSIVVLKFKGKIEGSLSDINFKKINLYLENKGVLLVKRDTREIKAKEFKEIKNSSLTKEKLEEDVIVRHKDQIKIKDCQTETVSFVKTFMNILSREKKEGEKKDDYNKGILSESIEYLSKNNLLEDLDETSLT, from the coding sequence GTGAAATTTTCGCATATGGCCGATCTTCATTTGGGAGGCTGGAGAGAAGATACTTTAAGAGAAATCGGAATAAAAACATTTGAAAAAGCCATCGATATATCTATTCAGGAAAATGTTGACTTTATATTGATTTCCGGAGACCTTTTTGATTCTTCCAACCCTACAATTGATGTTATGGCAAAAGCTGCAAAGAAATTATACGAGCTTAAGGTAAAAGAAATACCGGTCTATGTTATTGAAGGTTCCCACGATTTTTCCCCTACAGGCAGAACAATACTAAAAGTCTTTCATGAAGCAGGACTTCTAAAAAGAGTTACTTCTGGAGAGCAGACAAAAGAAAAACTAATCTTGAAAGGAGTTGTAGATGAAAAAACAAAAATTAAGCTTTATGGTATATCGGGAATTAGAGGTAGTCTAGAGAAGGCCACATACACTTTACTGGATAGAAAGGATCTAGAAAATCAAGAGGGGCAAAAAATATTCTTATTTCATTCCGCTATACAAGAGCTAAAACCAGATAATCTTTACCAAATGGAATCAATGCCAATTTCTTTGCTTCCTAAAGGATTCTTTTATTATGCAGGTGGGCATATTCATGAGAAAGGGGAATTTGAAATCGGTGACTACAAGAACATCGTATTTCCGGGAGCATTATTCCCTAATAATATTGATGAACTTTTATCTTTCAAAATGGGCGGATTTTACTTAGTTGATTATAATAATGGGATTCTAAACAAAAAATATATTCCAATAAAAGTTGCGCCAGTTATTCTTTTAGAAATCAATTTGGAAGGAACCCATACAATTAATGTTGAAGAGAAAGTCAGACAGGCAGCTGATAAAAATGTTTTAAAAGATAGCATAGTTGTCCTAAAGTTTAAGGGAAAAATTGAGGGCAGTCTTTCTGATATTAATTTCAAAAAGATCAATTTATATCTAGAAAATAAAGGTGTACTTTTAGTAAAAAGAGATACAAGAGAAATTAAAGCCAAAGAGTTTAAGGAAATAAAAAATTCTTCATTAACAAAAGAAAAACTTGAGGAAGATGTGATAGTCCGACATAAAGATCAGATTAAAATTAAAGATTGTCAAACAGAAACAGTTTCTTTTGTGAAGACTTTTATGAATATTCTATCAAGGGAGAAAAAAGAAGGCGAAAAAAAAGATGATTATAACAAAGGAATTCTTAGCGAGTCCATAGAGTATCTTTCAAAAAATAATCTTCTGGAGGATTTGGATGAAACTTCTCTCACTTGA